One part of the Vanessa cardui chromosome 2, ilVanCard2.1, whole genome shotgun sequence genome encodes these proteins:
- the LOC124540942 gene encoding probable multidrug resistance-associated protein lethal(2)03659 yields MDTGPKQRREINPRYKANLFSVLTFGWTLETFKLGYSRDIKEEDLYAPLPEHRSDILGDTLQTAWDQEVDRCALRNDGRKPSLMKVLIKVYGSELMLYGLILAAMEFLIRLQQPLFLGLLLRYYSPAQDLQNKTANSTYVSRLFKYYDMSSGIAWGEAVFFCFGVIFCSMVNVMVQHPFMMGVMHMGMKMRVGICSLIFRKALKVNLQAMSENRGGLVVNLMANDVNRFDSGPLFVHYLWIGPLETVLMTIYLYRELGISSVYGALTIIAVVPFQIFLGTRTSHYRRKTALKSDERVRLMEEIVMGIEVIKMYTWEKPFRKIIDTVRREEVLFIKMTSYIRGVVMSFIMFTARFSIFITVLLYVIYVNRITVENVFFLTCYYNILKQTMTLFFPQAVGQIAEMNVAVQRVNDFLLTEECQLPPRDQLTDLRSFESKTKKRVTIPLNPIQPPVKHSPRDEPSTSTSKVPVKELRRDQIAISFDEACSRWIKTSERNDVINTNLKIYNGSLTTIIGAVGSGKSTLLHMILRELPCSTGSMNVTGSVSYASQDPWLFVGSVRQNILFGQPFMRTRYMEVCRVCALERDISLFPHGDKTIVGERGVSLSGGQRARINLARAVYKEADIYLLDDPLSAVDTQVARHIFENCIKRYLENKTVVLVTHQLQFIKSVDQIVIMEKGRIIGDGNYDDLSKRDLAILHLMQDKSYELRKEDVPNKVMQPTSGVSLKRSHWSHWSLIFDIMDQKQEAEKQTIGRVQGSVYKEYFLAHAACPFVSVVLFMFVLAQFFASSSDYWISRWSNAEDHLTGDQTMDNLLWSQHGLRRKDFAIIFGLLTIATVVVALIRAFLFFSLCMKSSIKLHDSMFECISLSPMSFFHSNPSGRILNRFSKDMGSVDELLPQAMLDSFQILLNLIGVIIVILMTEVALLIPIATALIIFYIFRLIYVRTTGAIKRLEGITRSPVFGHVNATISGLPTIRSYGAELLLAQEFDRHQDLHSAAWYLFISCSRAFGYFLDVICLLFIICVTFTCLMKTDIEGSNVGLIITQSISLTGIFQWGMRQSAEMENQMTSVERVLEYTKLPIESSLSSSPDEKPSVGWPSEGGIHFNNLCLKYTPDGAYVLNNLEFKIMPQEKIGIVGRTGAGKSSIIQALFRLAYLEGTISIDGIDITSIGLKYLRQKISIIPQEPVLFSGSLRKNLDPFDEYSDESLLKALEKVELLSEQEGAESLYKQVADCGANFSVGERQLVCLARAIVNNDKILLLDEATANVDAQTDALIQNTIREHFRTCTVLTVAHRLNTVIDSDKILVLDAGNLMEYDHPHILLQNKKGYFRKMVAETGPAMTQVLHKLAAENYKKMKQAD; encoded by the exons atggatACAGGTCCTAAACAGAGACGGGAAATCAATCCAAGATACAAAGCCAACTTATTTTCCGTACTTACATTTGG ATGGACGcttgaaacatttaaattaggGTACAGTCGAGATATAAAAGAAGAGGATTTGTATGCACCGCTGCCGGAACATCGATCCGACATTTTGG GTGATACACTACAAACTGCATGGGATCAGGAGGTTGACCGCTGCGCATTACGAAATGATGGACGCAAACCAAGTCTAATGAAAGTTCTTATCAAAGTTTATGGCTCCGAACTTATGCTATATGGATTAATTTTGGCTGCAATGGAATTTCTGATAAG ACTACAACAACCACTTTTTCTTGGGTTACTACTTCGGTACTACAGTCCAGCTCAAGATCTGCAAAATAAGAC AGCTAATTCGACCTACGTCTCtagattattcaaatattatgacATGTCGAGTGGCATTGCATGGGGCGAGGCAGTGTTTTTCTGTTTTGGTGTTATTTTCTGCAGCATGGTTAATGTAATGGTCCAACATCCATTTATGATGGGCGTCATGCATATGGGAATGAAAATGCGAGTCGGAATCTGCAGTCTTATCTTTAGAAAG GCCTTGAAAGTTAATCTTCAAGCAATGTCTGAAAACAGAGGAGGTCTCGTCGTAAATCTTATGGCCAACGACGTAAATCGCTTCGACTCAGGTCCGCTTTTCGTTCATTATCTTTGGATAGGACCCTTGGAGACTGTG ctgatgacaatttatttatatcgagAGCTGGGAATATCTTCTGTATATGGAGCTTTGACGATAATAGCCGTTGTACCATTTCAAA TATTTCTAGGAACACGAACGTCTCACTACAGAAGAAAAACTGCGTTAAAATCTGACGAAAGGGTAAGATTGATGGAGGAAATTGTGATGGGTATTGAggtcataaaaatgtatacttggGAAAAACCTTTTCGCAAAATTATTGATACAGTGAGGAG AGAGGAAGTACTATTCATAAAGATGACTTCGTATATACGAGGTGTTGTCATGTCGTTTATCATGTTCACGGCAAGGTTCAgcatttttattactgttttactATACGTGATTTATGTCAATCGAATCACAgtggaaaatgtattttttcttacgtgctattacaatattttgaaacAGACCATGACGTTATTTTTTCCACAAGCAGTAGGTCAA ATTGCAGAAATGAACGTAGCTGTGCAAAGAGTTAATGACTTTTTACTCACAGAAGAATGTCAACTTCCACCGAGGGACCAATTAACAGATTTAAGAAGTTTTGAAAGTAAAACAAAGAAACGTGTCACGATACCGC TGAACCCCATTCAGCCACCAGTGAAGCATTCTCCACGCGATGAACCCAGTACATCTACATCAAAAGTCCCAGTTAAAG AATTACGCAGAGATCAGATAGCTATATCATTTGACGAAGCTTGCAGTCGTTGGATAAAAACATCAGAGAGAAACGACGTTATAAATACCAATTTAAAG ATATATAATGGCTCATTAACTACGATAATTGGAGCAGTGGGCTCAGGAAAATCTACTTTGCTTCACATGATACTCAGAGAGTTACCTTGTTCAACGGGAAGTATGAATGTAACTGGTAGCGTGAGTTATGCCAGTCAGGATCCTTGGTTGTTTGTTG GATCCGTTCGGCAAAATATTCTCTTTGGTCAACCGTTTATGAGGACTCGGTACATGGAAGTATGCAGAGTATGCGCACTCGAAAGAGATATTTCATTATTCCCTCATGGTGATAAAACGATTGTTGGTGAAAGAGGCGTTTCTCTCAGTGGTGGACAACGAGCTCGAATCAACTTAGCGAGAGCAGTTTATAAAGAG GCCGATATTTACTTACTGGATGATCCGTTATCAGCTGTGGATACTCAAGTCGCAAGACATATTTtcgaaaattgtataaaaag GTATCTTGAAAACAAAACAGTGGTCCTTGTCACACATCAATTACAATTCATTAAATCCGTTGATCAAATTGTAATTATGGAAAAAGGACGAATTATTGGTGATGGGAACTATGATGATCTGAGC AAACGTGATTTGGCAATATTACACTTGATGCAAGATAAATCTTACGAATTACGAAAGGAAGATGTACCGAATAAAGTAATGCAACCAACAAGTGGTGTGAGCTTAAAACGCTCACATTGGTCTCACTGGTCACTGATCTTCGACATCATG GACCAAAAACAGGAGGCAGAGAAGCAAACAATCGGAAGGGTGCAGGGATCAGTTTACAAGGAATACTTTTTGGCACATGCTGCTTGTCCATTTGTTTCAGTGGTCCTGTTCATGTTTGTATTGGCACAATTTTTCGCGAGTTCCAGTGATTATTGGATAAGTCGATG GAGCAATGCAGAGGACCATTTAACTGGAGATCAGACTATGGATAATTTGTTGTGGTCACAGCACGGGTTGAGGAGAAAAGACTTTGCTATAATATTTGGGTTGCTGACTATTGCAACCGTCGTTGTCGCTTTAATTCGTGCCTTCCTATTCTTTTCGTTGTGCATGAAGTCTTCGATtaa GTTACACGATTCAATGTTCGAGTGCATATCTCTCTCACCTATGAGCTTTTTCCACTCCAACCCTTCTGGAAGAATATTGAATCGTTTTAGTAAAGACATGGGTTCAGTTGATGAGTTATTACCACAGGCTATGCTCGATAGTTTTCAG atattgtTAAACCTGATTGGTGTGATCATAGTAATTTTAATGACAGAAGTGGCGCTTCTAATACCGATTGCAACAGcactcattatattttatatttttcgtttaataTACGTAAGAACGACTGGTGCTATAAAACGTCTTGAAGGAATAA CACGAAGCCCAGTGTTTGGACATGTTAATGCAACAATATCGGGTCTACCAACAATCCGATCATATGGGGCGGAGTTACTTCTCGCTCAAGAATTTGATCGCCATCAAGACCTACACAGCGCTGCGTGGTATCTCTTCATCTCTTGCAGTCGGGCTTTTGGATACTTCCTTGATGTTATTTgtcttttattcataatatgcgTTACATTCACTTGTTTGATGAAAACTG ATATCGAAGGTAGCAACGTTGGACTTATTATCACTCAATCAATTTCACTTACTGGTATATTTCAATGGGGGATGCGTCAATCTGCTGAAATGGAGAATCAGATGACAAGTGTGGAGAGAGTTTTAGAATACACTAAATTACCGATAGAGTCGTCATTATCTAGT TCACCAGATGAAAAACCTTCAGTGGGATGGCCTTCTGAGGGTGGAATACATTTCAATAATCTATGCCTAAAGTATACCCCCGATGGCGCATACGTTCTTAATAATTTGGAATTCAAAATTATGCCACAAGAAAAG ATTGGTATCGTCGGAAGAACTGGGGCCGGAAAATCTTCAATTATTCAAGCTCTGTTCCGATTAGCTTATTTAGAAGGAACAATCAGCATTGATGGTATTGATATAACGTcaattggtttaaaatatttacggcAAAAGATATCCATTATCCCACAG GAACCAGTTCTATTTAGCGGAAGTCTCAGGAAAAATCTCGACCCTTTTGATGAGTATTCCGATGAGTCGTTGCTGAAAGCTTTGGAAAAAGTAGAACTATTATCAGAACAAGAAGGAGCTG AATCCCTATACAAACAAGTTGCGGATTGCGGGGCAAACTTCAGCGTAGGAGAACGCCAGCTCGTCTGCTTGGCGAGAGCTATCGTCAATAACGACAAGATACTTCTGTTGGACGAAGCCACCGCCAACGTGGACGCGCAGACGGACGCCCTCATACAGAACACCATCAGGGAACATTTCAGGACTTGCACGGTGCTCACTGTGGCGCACCGTCTGAACACTGTCATAGACTCCGACAAG ATCCTTGTACTGGACGCTGGTAATCTAATGGAATATGACCACCCTCACATCctgttacaaaacaaaaaggGCTACTTCAGGAAAATGGTCGCTGAGACTGGTCCTGCGATGACCCAAGTGCTGCACAAGCTTGCGGCTGAA aatTACAAGAAAATGAAACAAGccgattaa